One part of the Gracilinanus agilis isolate LMUSP501 unplaced genomic scaffold, AgileGrace unplaced_scaffold41618, whole genome shotgun sequence genome encodes these proteins:
- the LOC123255242 gene encoding hexokinase HKDC1-like — protein MFAVHLLAFYFTKLKEDQIKKVDRFLYHLRLSDDTLLDIMTRFRTEMEKGLGKDTNPTACVKMLPTFVRAIPDGSGILVQNAMLTLGA, from the exons ATGTTCGCCGTCCACTTGCTGGCTTTCTATTTCACGAAGCTGAAAGAAGATCAGATTAAGAAG GTAGACAGATTTCTATATCACCTTCGGCTCTCGGATGACACCCTCCTGGACATCATGACCCGCTTCCGCACCGAGATGGAGAAGGGTCTGGGGAAGGACACCAACCCCACGGCCTgtgtaaagatgctgcccacttTCGTCAGGGCCATCCCAGATGGCTCAG GCATCCTTGTGCAAAATGCTATGTTGACTCTCGGTGCATAG